A genome region from Paludibacterium sp. B53371 includes the following:
- a CDS encoding response regulator transcription factor: protein MRVLLIEDDPMIGEEVQAALREAAYAVDWVRDGVTASNYIGSDLYDVALLDLGLPGCDGMTVLRQLRSRANPLPVLILSARDQLQDRLHGLDEGADDYLVKPFAMAELLARMRVVIRRRGGQGDSVLSNGLLSLNVLSKEAQVAQGEPVRLTQREFSLLHTLLQRPGAIFSRAELEDKIYGWGEEVESNAVAFLIHALRKKLGHEAIKNVRGLGWMVSKRD, encoded by the coding sequence ATGCGTGTGTTGTTGATTGAAGACGATCCGATGATCGGCGAGGAAGTGCAGGCCGCCTTGCGCGAAGCCGCCTATGCGGTTGACTGGGTGCGCGATGGGGTGACGGCCTCGAATTATATCGGCAGCGATTTATATGATGTGGCCCTGCTGGACCTGGGGCTGCCAGGGTGCGATGGCATGACGGTGTTGCGCCAGTTGCGTAGCCGGGCCAATCCCTTGCCGGTGCTGATCCTCAGCGCCCGTGACCAGTTGCAGGACCGGCTGCATGGTCTGGATGAGGGCGCCGACGATTATCTGGTCAAGCCCTTTGCCATGGCGGAACTGTTGGCGCGCATGAGGGTGGTGATCCGGCGCCGTGGCGGGCAGGGGGATAGCGTGCTGAGCAATGGTCTGCTGTCGCTGAATGTACTCAGCAAAGAAGCTCAGGTCGCGCAGGGGGAGCCGGTGAGGCTGACTCAGCGCGAGTTTTCCCTGCTTCACACTTTGTTGCAGCGGCCGGGGGCGATCTTTTCCCGCGCAGAGCTGGAAGACAAGATTTACGGCTGGGGGGAGGAGGTCGAGAGCAATGCCGTGGCGTTTCTGATCCATGCCTTGCGCAAGAAACTCGGCCATGAGGCGATCAAGAATGTCAGGGGGTTGGGATGGATGGTCTCAAAGCGCGACTAG
- a CDS encoding HD-GYP domain-containing protein → MIKKIPVERLRPGMFLHNLNAGWMSHPFLRNRFLVTDEEVIEKIIAAGIHELYIDTSRGLDDADAPTEAEVSQQLMEEMQEAVSHEAPYRCTTVAEELPNARRLRARATRIIRTVMQDAKMGKAINMAEVDELVGAIIESTLRNDSALLLLLRVRAQNDYTLVHSVAVSALLVTLCYALNCDRTTLHQAGVGGLLHDVGKVRIPVEILNKPGRYTEHEYGVMKRHPAYGLEILQSLEGVPHEALDVVLNHHERLDGSGYPNAQGHETISRMARMAAIADVYDAITSDRCYHTAMPPTAALKKMWEWSRHHFDATLMRAFMTAVGIYPVGTLVKLESGRIAVVVEPHDSEVLKPKVRAFFSTRNNVHIPAQLIDLSRPFGAGGGDRIIGYEDPRKWNLDPTRYLSDSL, encoded by the coding sequence ATGATCAAGAAAATCCCCGTCGAGCGTCTGCGCCCGGGCATGTTTCTGCATAACCTGAATGCGGGCTGGATGTCGCATCCTTTCCTGCGCAATCGCTTTCTGGTGACCGATGAGGAGGTCATCGAGAAGATCATTGCGGCGGGGATTCACGAGCTCTATATCGATACTTCCCGGGGCCTGGACGATGCCGATGCGCCGACCGAGGCGGAGGTCAGCCAGCAACTGATGGAGGAAATGCAGGAGGCGGTCAGTCATGAGGCGCCATACCGTTGCACGACGGTCGCCGAGGAGCTGCCCAATGCCCGCCGCCTGCGTGCCCGTGCCACACGCATCATTCGTACCGTGATGCAGGATGCCAAGATGGGCAAGGCGATCAATATGGCCGAAGTGGATGAGCTGGTGGGGGCCATCATTGAAAGTACCTTGCGCAATGACAGCGCCTTGCTGCTGCTGTTAAGGGTCCGTGCGCAAAACGACTACACCCTGGTCCATTCCGTCGCTGTCAGCGCCTTGCTGGTGACGCTGTGTTATGCCCTGAACTGCGATCGCACGACCTTGCATCAGGCCGGGGTGGGCGGCTTGCTGCATGATGTCGGCAAGGTCAGGATTCCGGTTGAAATTCTCAACAAACCGGGGCGCTATACCGAGCATGAATATGGCGTGATGAAACGACACCCCGCTTATGGGCTGGAGATCCTGCAGTCACTTGAGGGCGTGCCGCACGAGGCGCTGGATGTGGTGTTGAATCATCATGAACGCCTGGATGGCAGTGGCTATCCGAATGCCCAGGGGCATGAAACGATCAGTCGCATGGCCCGCATGGCCGCCATCGCCGATGTCTATGACGCCATTACTTCCGACCGGTGCTATCACACCGCCATGCCCCCGACGGCCGCCTTGAAGAAAATGTGGGAATGGAGCCGGCATCATTTCGATGCGACGCTGATGCGCGCCTTCATGACCGCCGTGGGGATTTATCCGGTGGGGACGCTGGTCAAGCTGGAGAGCGGGCGCATCGCGGTGGTGGTCGAGCCCCATGACAGTGAAGTGCTCAAGCCCAAGGTGCGAGCCTTTTTCTCTACCCGCAACAATGTTCATATTCCCGCTCAGTTGATCGACCTGTCGCGGCCCTTCGGTGCCGGCGGTGGTGATCGCATCATCGGGTATGAGGATCCGCGCAAGTGGAACCTGGATCCTACCCGCTATCTTTCCGACTCCCTGTAA
- a CDS encoding NAD(P)-binding protein has protein sequence MHDITRRDFLNGLAWAGISGALAPLGAFAATGPAAAGYPPALTGMRGAHQGAFESAHALAWGGKPDFGPVSGPVEQYDLIIIGAGISGLSAALYYRDLVKADARILILDNHDDFGGHAKRNEFGIDGRTLLSYGGTQSFDDPASYSKQAAALLRRVGINLTRLEDAYDLGFFPRYKLSSGIYYDPADFGRATLLRSGLPTSSPVAADIRGWVPGLQLPPSFASTLSQAPLSSAQRSKLQQVLSPGKAAMQYFQGDQGEQRLYGQSYLSFLRRVYGIEDKALLKLLSMTLAEEAALGGNGVSLALAQEGGLLGLPDGNWLARQLDDDSLAPDDEREDDEGYVYHFPDGNASLARLLVQKLVPRVARFDSAEQCLSTRFDYNQLDRPDQPVRIRLSSMAVQADNQSGGTYVRYLQNGRLHEARARHTVMAGWHMMAAHIIPSLSPNQKAAMRANIKMPLVYAQVALRNWQPIARSGVAAAYCPGSYFQYVQMDFPVSMGAYQPRRAPDQPHVLLMARMPCPPFGEGSVADLLRQGRADLLATDFAQFEQQIRQQLTGMYGPHGFDANKQIAAITVNRWPHGYVYEDALYQGKPAHLLASKRHGNIVMANADAAGRAYTDAAIDMAWRAVQALKAGT, from the coding sequence ATGCACGATATTACCCGACGCGATTTTCTGAATGGTTTGGCCTGGGCTGGCATCAGCGGTGCGCTGGCCCCCCTGGGCGCCTTTGCCGCCACCGGCCCGGCGGCAGCCGGTTATCCGCCTGCGCTCACCGGCATGCGCGGTGCGCATCAGGGTGCCTTCGAATCCGCCCATGCGCTGGCCTGGGGGGGTAAGCCCGACTTCGGGCCGGTCAGCGGCCCGGTGGAACAATATGATCTGATCATCATTGGTGCCGGCATCAGCGGTCTCAGTGCGGCGCTGTACTACCGTGATCTGGTCAAGGCCGATGCCCGCATCCTGATTCTGGATAACCATGATGATTTTGGTGGACATGCCAAGCGCAACGAGTTCGGCATCGATGGCCGAACCTTGCTGAGCTACGGCGGTACTCAGTCTTTTGATGATCCGGCCAGTTACAGCAAGCAGGCCGCAGCGCTCTTGCGTCGCGTCGGGATCAACCTGACCCGTCTGGAAGACGCTTATGACCTGGGCTTTTTTCCGCGCTACAAACTTAGCAGCGGCATTTACTATGACCCCGCCGATTTTGGTCGTGCCACGTTGCTGCGCAGTGGCCTGCCGACCAGCAGTCCGGTGGCTGCGGATATTCGTGGCTGGGTACCGGGCCTGCAACTGCCGCCGTCTTTTGCCAGTACCCTGTCGCAGGCACCGCTGAGCAGCGCACAGCGCAGCAAGTTGCAACAGGTGCTGTCGCCGGGCAAGGCCGCCATGCAGTACTTCCAGGGTGATCAAGGGGAGCAGCGCCTCTATGGCCAAAGCTATCTGTCTTTCCTGCGTAGGGTGTATGGCATCGAGGACAAGGCGCTGCTCAAGCTGTTATCGATGACGCTGGCGGAAGAGGCGGCGCTTGGTGGCAACGGCGTGTCGCTGGCGCTGGCGCAGGAGGGGGGCTTGCTGGGTTTGCCGGATGGCAACTGGCTGGCCAGGCAACTGGATGATGACAGCCTGGCGCCGGATGATGAGCGTGAGGACGACGAAGGCTATGTCTATCATTTCCCGGATGGCAATGCCTCGCTGGCCCGTCTATTGGTGCAAAAGCTGGTGCCGCGCGTGGCGCGCTTCGACAGTGCCGAGCAATGCCTGAGCACGCGCTTTGATTACAACCAGCTTGACCGTCCTGATCAGCCCGTGCGTATCCGTCTGAGCAGTATGGCCGTACAAGCGGACAACCAGTCCGGCGGCACGTATGTGCGTTACCTGCAAAACGGCAGGCTGCATGAGGCGCGGGCTCGGCACACCGTCATGGCCGGCTGGCACATGATGGCCGCCCACATCATTCCCAGCCTGAGTCCGAACCAGAAAGCCGCGATGCGTGCCAACATCAAGATGCCGCTGGTGTATGCCCAGGTGGCGCTGCGCAACTGGCAGCCGATTGCCCGCAGCGGCGTGGCGGCGGCCTATTGCCCCGGCTCGTATTTTCAGTATGTGCAAATGGACTTTCCGGTCAGCATGGGGGCGTACCAGCCGCGTCGCGCACCGGATCAGCCGCATGTACTGCTGATGGCCCGCATGCCCTGTCCACCGTTTGGCGAGGGCAGTGTGGCCGATTTGTTGCGGCAAGGCCGTGCCGATTTGCTGGCGACCGACTTTGCCCAGTTTGAACAGCAGATTCGTCAGCAACTGACTGGCATGTACGGGCCGCATGGTTTTGATGCCAACAAGCAGATTGCCGCGATCACGGTCAATCGCTGGCCGCACGGCTATGTCTATGAAGATGCGCTCTACCAGGGCAAGCCTGCCCATCTGCTGGCCAGCAAGCGCCATGGCAACATCGTGATGGCCAATGCCGATGCGGCCGGCCGGGCCTACACCGATGCGGCCATCGATATGGCCTGGCGCGCGGTGCAGGCGTTGAAGGCCGGCACTTGA
- a CDS encoding HlyD family secretion protein: MNLANPNQRRRLFILLAGACVAAAAGFGAYWLLYASNFVSTDNAYTAAEVALVTPAVGGTVARVNVVDTQKVRRGDVLVVIDNTDATLALQQAEAEYGRAVRKVRGMVATDAGLEAQIDAQLAAQTRATAQLQAAQADFERASIDLKRRQALAGTGSVSGEELTQAQNAFASAQANLSAARAATLQAHANRAAAVGQRDANHVLIDNSSVEANPEVALARAKRDQARVDLERTIVRAPVDGVVARRQVQIGQRVQAGSVLLSVVPLAQMHVDANFKEVQLTDVRPGQKAEVTADLYGSSVRYHGVVAGFAGGTGSAFAMIPAQNATGNWIKVVQRLPIRIQLDPAELARHPLQVGLSMQVRIDTRDGK; encoded by the coding sequence ATGAATCTCGCAAATCCGAATCAGCGCCGCCGTCTGTTTATCCTGCTGGCCGGCGCCTGCGTCGCCGCTGCCGCTGGCTTTGGCGCTTACTGGTTGCTGTATGCCTCGAACTTTGTTTCCACCGACAACGCCTATACGGCAGCGGAAGTGGCGCTGGTCACGCCGGCCGTCGGCGGCACCGTGGCGCGCGTCAATGTTGTCGACACCCAGAAGGTGCGCCGCGGCGATGTCCTGGTCGTGATCGACAATACCGATGCCACCCTGGCCTTGCAGCAGGCAGAGGCCGAGTACGGCCGCGCCGTGCGCAAGGTGCGCGGCATGGTCGCCACGGATGCCGGGCTGGAGGCACAGATTGACGCGCAACTGGCCGCCCAGACGCGCGCCACAGCGCAACTGCAGGCTGCACAGGCCGATTTTGAGCGTGCCAGTATCGACCTCAAGCGGCGCCAGGCACTGGCCGGCACCGGCTCGGTCTCGGGTGAGGAGCTGACTCAGGCCCAAAATGCCTTTGCCTCGGCGCAGGCCAATCTGAGCGCAGCGCGTGCGGCGACGCTGCAGGCCCATGCCAACCGCGCGGCCGCGGTCGGCCAGCGTGATGCCAACCATGTGCTGATTGATAACAGCAGTGTCGAGGCCAACCCCGAGGTAGCCCTGGCGCGCGCCAAGCGCGATCAGGCGCGGGTGGATCTTGAGCGCACCATCGTGCGTGCGCCGGTCGACGGGGTGGTGGCACGACGCCAGGTTCAGATCGGCCAGCGTGTCCAGGCCGGTTCGGTGCTGCTGTCGGTGGTGCCGCTGGCACAGATGCATGTGGATGCCAACTTCAAGGAAGTCCAGCTGACCGATGTGCGCCCCGGACAAAAGGCCGAGGTGACGGCGGACCTCTATGGCAGCAGCGTACGCTATCACGGGGTGGTGGCCGGGTTTGCCGGGGGTACCGGTTCGGCCTTCGCCATGATTCCGGCACAAAACGCCACAGGCAACTGGATCAAGGTGGTTCAGCGTCTGCCGATCCGCATCCAGCTGGACCCGGCTGAACTGGCACGTCACCCCCTGCAGGTCGGGCTGTCGATGCAGGTGCGAATCGACACCCGCGACGGCAAGTAA
- a CDS encoding ATP-binding protein produces MDGLKARLAASVQFRLSLGLAMSILLVAMVATVSSFRSAYDEAYELQDETLRQIASLLGKSNLRLITEPLTGEVNEDDPSSQVIVQSLNRHPSAAVRPGQPHLILPGTLRDGIYTLDSAGTPYRVLIRSLGNGERVAVAQATWLRDENARESAESTIMPFLVLIPLMLLITAILIRRTFVPITRAADELDRRDDVLSPLDEQHIPAEIKPFVRSINRLLARIAALLGQQRRFIADAAHELRSPLTALTLQVERLAGTELSEAARERLDQVKIGIERERLLLEKLLDLARAQTDAEPLAEPVSLHQLFRTVLADLLPLAESRQQDIGLQPGEDIVLTTSAFDLALLVRNLIENAIRYTPEGGRIDLVVSQQAQSVVIQIRDNGPGIAPDDRERVFDAFYRIPGSSEIGSGLGLSIVQSLARRLGATIRLAWTDEVARRGLAVWIVFDQ; encoded by the coding sequence ATGGATGGTCTCAAAGCGCGACTAGCCGCGTCGGTGCAGTTTCGCCTGTCGCTGGGGCTAGCCATGTCGATCTTGCTGGTGGCCATGGTGGCCACGGTCTCCTCATTCCGTTCGGCGTATGACGAAGCCTACGAGCTGCAGGATGAAACCCTGCGCCAGATTGCCTCCCTGCTCGGTAAATCCAACCTGCGCCTGATTACCGAACCACTGACTGGCGAGGTGAATGAAGATGACCCCTCTTCGCAGGTCATCGTGCAGTCGCTCAACCGGCATCCCTCGGCGGCTGTGCGCCCTGGACAGCCGCATTTGATCCTGCCCGGCACGCTGCGGGACGGGATCTACACACTGGATAGTGCCGGCACACCCTATCGGGTGCTGATTCGCTCCCTGGGCAACGGGGAGCGGGTGGCCGTGGCGCAGGCGACCTGGCTGCGAGATGAAAATGCCCGGGAGAGTGCCGAAAGTACCATCATGCCGTTTCTGGTGCTGATCCCGCTGATGCTGCTGATCACGGCCATCCTGATCAGACGTACCTTCGTGCCGATCACCAGGGCCGCCGATGAGCTGGACCGTCGTGATGATGTGCTCTCTCCACTGGACGAGCAGCATATCCCTGCGGAGATCAAACCCTTTGTGCGCTCAATCAACCGGCTGCTGGCGCGCATTGCCGCCCTGCTCGGGCAGCAGCGGCGTTTTATTGCCGATGCGGCGCATGAATTGCGCTCGCCACTGACGGCGCTGACGCTGCAGGTCGAGCGCCTGGCCGGCACCGAGCTGTCTGAAGCCGCTCGCGAGCGTCTGGATCAGGTCAAGATCGGCATTGAGCGCGAGCGGCTGTTGCTGGAAAAGCTGCTGGATCTCGCCCGGGCGCAAACCGATGCTGAGCCACTCGCGGAACCAGTGAGTCTCCATCAGCTGTTCCGAACCGTGCTGGCCGATCTGCTGCCACTGGCTGAGAGTCGGCAACAGGATATCGGACTGCAGCCGGGCGAAGATATCGTGCTGACCACCTCGGCATTTGATCTGGCGCTGTTGGTGCGCAATCTGATTGAGAATGCCATCCGCTATACCCCGGAGGGGGGGCGGATCGATCTGGTGGTGTCGCAACAGGCGCAATCAGTCGTGATTCAGATCCGGGATAACGGGCCGGGTATTGCCCCCGACGATCGTGAGCGGGTGTTCGATGCGTTCTATCGGATTCCCGGCAGCAGCGAGATCGGGTCCGGCCTTGGCCTGTCCATTGTGCAGTCGCTGGCCCGGCGGCTGGGGGCGACGATCCGGCTCGCCTGGACTGATGAAGTGGCCCGACGAGGGTTGGCTGTCTGGATTGTTTTTGACCAGTGA
- a CDS encoding glycosyltransferase family 39 protein: MTPPTLTPALDRPRCRHCQTETEHHERQSLACRLARLRLQQWQLCDRFAAAMIRHPARLCLLSVMVWYLISQIAFTNLDSYGDMIEAYVFTPFWELGTFKHPPLTGWVAKAWFAVMPHSVWAFYLLSSLGMLIGMLGVWRLADEFVSRERQALVLMALSLTLPFSTLAFKFNANSILLPIWPWLTLMFVRSLKGAHWRHAIALGVLAALGMLGKYYTGVLLVSMLATALATRSGRRWLCTPAPWLALLTFAFCLLPHVLWVLHHGDSTLAYVGRKADHHVDWKHLFSFLLSPLTYCGVAWGLMLAAAYRGSLRQRLIASLRLKDRRNDVLFWLTLSPMLITALFALSGYVKLALHWSIPLAYIMPLFWLSRASDWQPERARALLRALPSVWVGLMLLAAAFNVGQALSGKACHYRDDAGAARAIVEARPQHRLSWIGGNWPEAAIVPFFADASVRVIPGVPDQLPPGVTPVDNWQSRPGALLCRIDDAACQQKASDWLQGHGRSKHPLLISSEREGWLFPLKVPTQYLVYWY, from the coding sequence ATGACACCACCCACCCTTACCCCTGCGCTCGATCGGCCACGCTGCCGGCATTGCCAGACCGAAACCGAGCATCACGAGCGCCAATCCCTGGCCTGTCGTCTTGCACGGCTGCGCCTGCAACAGTGGCAACTGTGCGACCGTTTCGCCGCGGCGATGATCCGGCATCCGGCCCGCCTGTGCCTGCTCAGTGTCATGGTGTGGTATCTGATCAGCCAGATCGCCTTCACCAACCTGGACAGCTATGGCGACATGATCGAAGCCTATGTGTTCACGCCTTTCTGGGAGCTGGGCACCTTCAAGCATCCGCCGCTGACCGGCTGGGTGGCCAAGGCCTGGTTCGCCGTCATGCCGCACAGTGTCTGGGCGTTCTACCTGTTGTCCAGCCTGGGCATGCTGATCGGCATGCTGGGCGTCTGGCGTCTGGCCGACGAATTTGTCTCCCGCGAACGTCAGGCACTGGTCCTGATGGCGCTCAGCCTGACGCTGCCTTTCTCGACCCTGGCGTTCAAATTCAATGCCAACAGTATCCTGCTGCCGATCTGGCCCTGGCTGACGCTGATGTTCGTACGCTCGCTCAAAGGGGCTCATTGGCGGCATGCCATCGCCCTGGGCGTCCTGGCAGCGCTCGGCATGCTGGGCAAATACTACACCGGGGTGCTGCTGGTCAGCATGCTGGCGACGGCACTGGCGACCCGCAGCGGTCGTCGCTGGCTGTGCACGCCGGCCCCCTGGCTGGCCTTGCTGACCTTCGCCTTCTGTCTGCTGCCGCATGTCCTGTGGGTACTGCACCATGGTGACTCGACCCTGGCCTACGTAGGGCGCAAGGCCGACCACCATGTCGACTGGAAGCATCTGTTCAGCTTCCTGCTCTCGCCGCTGACCTATTGCGGTGTCGCCTGGGGCCTGATGCTGGCCGCGGCCTACCGTGGTTCGCTGCGCCAACGCCTCATCGCTTCGCTGCGCCTCAAGGATCGCCGCAATGACGTGCTGTTCTGGCTGACACTGTCCCCGATGCTGATCACGGCCCTGTTTGCCTTGTCGGGCTACGTCAAGCTGGCCTTGCACTGGTCGATCCCCCTGGCCTACATCATGCCGCTGTTCTGGCTGAGCCGGGCATCGGACTGGCAGCCGGAGCGCGCTCGCGCACTGTTGCGGGCCCTGCCGTCGGTCTGGGTCGGGCTGATGCTGCTGGCAGCAGCGTTCAATGTCGGCCAGGCATTGAGTGGCAAGGCATGTCATTACCGCGACGATGCCGGTGCCGCCCGGGCCATCGTCGAAGCGCGTCCGCAACACCGCCTGAGCTGGATCGGCGGCAACTGGCCAGAAGCGGCGATCGTACCCTTCTTCGCCGACGCCTCCGTGCGCGTCATCCCCGGTGTGCCGGATCAGCTGCCGCCTGGCGTGACGCCGGTCGACAACTGGCAATCGCGCCCCGGCGCCCTGCTGTGCCGGATCGATGATGCCGCCTGCCAGCAAAAAGCCTCGGACTGGCTGCAGGGACACGGACGCAGCAAGCACCCGCTGCTGATCAGCAGCGAGCGCGAGGGCTGGCTTTTCCCGCTGAAGGTACCGACGCAATATCTGGTGTACTGGTACTGA
- a CDS encoding glycosyltransferase codes for MTFHRRTHNVKAIVISYCIATNTDESMALSKVVFLSGSSSLPHTLSMYRSLAAAFQQEGIEAIMVDADQDDATVRQSLESCKPDFIFEINRTRNQSLKAIPVDIPHIAWIQDAWRERRPTESKQLHYCDPLFGGSDLTYTLIQPDYFGFSHHLQQGVWGRLHTGIDPLIHRPGDRDETVADTAAICGYIPPPLHAMESAFVRTALCQSNGLTLRVDQVAEYLLHEAKVSICRHTFPQVHALITARINECLGTHIGVDVLLAALGQSATLQLLDTEIPRITDRMALGHLALKAGMTLSIYGSKEWQYWPTFSPFYRQNLHAAQDLAQVYRQTQFNLHNGSFGMHARVLEGMGCGSAMFVHTGCFDDTEFDIKRHFSPGEHYLPLSIEQGAETLRYWRERRSQLRDIGLRAAEEVRLRHTWRHRAREILSDWMSLTSCQAVVEPTAAG; via the coding sequence TTGACCTTTCATCGTCGTACACATAACGTTAAGGCCATCGTCATAAGCTATTGCATCGCAACCAATACGGATGAATCGATGGCCCTCAGCAAAGTCGTCTTTCTTTCTGGCTCCAGCTCGCTCCCGCACACCTTGAGCATGTATCGATCACTGGCGGCCGCCTTTCAACAGGAGGGCATCGAAGCCATCATGGTCGACGCTGACCAGGACGATGCGACCGTCAGGCAATCCCTGGAATCATGCAAACCAGACTTCATTTTTGAGATCAACCGGACCAGGAACCAGAGCCTCAAGGCGATCCCTGTGGACATCCCGCATATCGCCTGGATTCAGGATGCCTGGCGCGAACGCCGCCCGACGGAAAGCAAACAGCTGCACTACTGTGATCCCTTGTTTGGCGGCAGCGACCTCACCTACACCCTGATCCAGCCTGACTACTTCGGTTTCAGCCATCACTTGCAGCAAGGGGTTTGGGGACGCTTGCACACCGGCATTGACCCCCTGATCCACCGGCCGGGAGATCGGGATGAAACCGTTGCGGATACCGCTGCAATCTGTGGCTACATTCCGCCACCGCTGCACGCGATGGAGAGCGCTTTCGTTCGCACGGCATTATGCCAGAGCAACGGCCTGACCTTGCGTGTTGACCAAGTCGCCGAGTACCTGCTGCATGAGGCCAAAGTCTCTATCTGCCGCCACACCTTCCCGCAAGTTCATGCCCTCATTACCGCCCGCATCAACGAATGCCTGGGCACCCATATCGGGGTTGACGTCCTGCTCGCAGCCCTGGGGCAATCGGCAACCCTGCAGTTGCTCGACACTGAAATCCCTCGCATCACTGACCGGATGGCGCTTGGTCATCTCGCCTTGAAAGCGGGCATGACCTTGTCGATCTATGGTTCAAAGGAATGGCAGTACTGGCCGACTTTCTCACCCTTTTACCGGCAAAACCTGCACGCTGCCCAAGACCTGGCCCAAGTCTACCGGCAAACACAATTTAACCTGCATAACGGTAGTTTTGGCATGCATGCGCGCGTCCTGGAGGGCATGGGGTGCGGCAGCGCCATGTTCGTCCACACGGGATGTTTCGACGATACCGAGTTCGATATCAAGCGGCATTTTTCTCCCGGGGAGCACTACCTGCCGCTCTCCATCGAGCAGGGTGCGGAAACCCTGCGTTACTGGCGTGAGCGTCGATCACAATTGCGCGACATCGGTTTGCGTGCGGCAGAGGAGGTACGCCTGCGCCACACATGGCGTCATCGTGCCCGCGAGATTTTGAGTGACTGGATGAGTCTGACATCCTGTCAGGCGGTGGTTGAGCCAACCGCGGCCGGTTGA
- a CDS encoding DHA2 family efflux MFS transporter permease subunit encodes MSTTTELPSGEEPLHGVWLLLAALALAAANFIAVLDTTIANVSVSNIAGALGVTSSQGTWVITSYAVAEAITVPLTGWLAARFGAVRVFATSMALFGLCSALCGLSNSLGILVAARVLQGLSGGPLMPLSQTLLLRIFPKDKAAAATGIWAMTTLVAPILGPILGGVLCDSASWPWIFMINVPVALICALGAWRLLKRYEQSLARAPIDLTGLCLLILWVGSLQIMLDEGKDLDWFSSVEICLLAIVAVVGFLAFLIWELTAEHPVVDLRVFRHRGYSMSLVTLVLAFGAFFGINVLTPLWLQNFMGYTATWAGMTTAWSGVLAVLIAPGVAALSMRVDGRRLVFIGVCWMGLVTAWRSMGTTDMTYWQIATPLLLMGLGMPLFFVPLTGLALAAVDEAETASAAGLMNFLRTLAGAFATSMVSTVWEDRIKYNHADLVAQLDNSGEALRSMQSAGLSLDSIRGSMDQILNGQAVMLATNQVFLAMAGILIFAASSIWLAPRARRIVEGATGH; translated from the coding sequence ATGTCGACAACGACTGAATTGCCCTCCGGGGAAGAACCCCTGCATGGTGTCTGGTTGCTGCTGGCCGCCCTGGCGCTGGCAGCCGCCAATTTCATCGCCGTGCTGGATACGACGATTGCCAACGTCTCGGTCTCCAACATCGCCGGCGCCCTGGGGGTGACCTCGAGCCAGGGCACCTGGGTGATTACTTCGTATGCCGTTGCCGAAGCCATTACCGTGCCACTGACCGGCTGGCTGGCGGCCCGCTTTGGCGCCGTCAGGGTGTTTGCCACCTCGATGGCCCTGTTCGGCCTGTGTTCAGCGCTGTGCGGCCTGTCCAATTCGCTCGGGATACTGGTAGCCGCACGGGTGCTGCAAGGTTTGTCCGGTGGGCCGCTGATGCCCCTGTCGCAGACCCTGCTGCTGCGGATTTTCCCCAAGGACAAGGCCGCGGCCGCCACCGGCATCTGGGCCATGACCACGCTGGTGGCACCGATTCTGGGCCCGATTCTGGGCGGGGTGCTGTGCGACAGCGCTTCCTGGCCATGGATCTTCATGATCAATGTCCCGGTCGCCCTGATCTGCGCCCTGGGGGCCTGGCGCCTGCTCAAGCGCTATGAACAGTCGCTGGCGCGCGCGCCGATCGATCTGACCGGTCTGTGCCTGCTGATTCTCTGGGTCGGGTCGCTGCAGATCATGCTGGATGAAGGCAAAGACCTGGACTGGTTCTCCTCGGTAGAGATCTGCCTGCTGGCCATCGTCGCCGTCGTCGGCTTTCTTGCCTTCCTGATCTGGGAGCTGACGGCAGAACATCCGGTCGTGGATCTCAGGGTATTTCGCCACCGGGGCTACTCGATGAGTCTGGTCACGCTGGTCCTGGCCTTCGGCGCCTTTTTCGGCATCAATGTACTGACCCCGCTGTGGCTGCAAAACTTCATGGGCTACACCGCCACCTGGGCCGGCATGACCACCGCCTGGAGCGGCGTACTGGCCGTCCTGATCGCGCCGGGTGTCGCCGCGCTGTCGATGCGGGTGGACGGCAGACGGCTGGTCTTCATCGGCGTCTGCTGGATGGGACTGGTGACGGCATGGCGCTCGATGGGCACCACAGACATGACCTATTGGCAGATTGCCACCCCCTTGTTGCTGATGGGGCTCGGCATGCCGCTGTTCTTCGTGCCGCTGACCGGACTGGCGCTGGCGGCTGTAGACGAGGCCGAAACAGCCTCTGCCGCCGGCCTGATGAACTTCCTGCGTACCCTGGCCGGCGCCTTTGCCACCTCCATGGTCAGTACCGTGTGGGAAGACCGCATCAAGTACAACCATGCTGACCTGGTGGCGCAGCTGGACAACTCGGGGGAAGCCCTGCGCAGCATGCAGTCAGCCGGCCTGTCGCTGGACAGCATTCGCGGCAGCATGGACCAGATACTCAACGGTCAGGCCGTCATGCTGGCCACCAATCAGGTGTTCCTGGCCATGGCGGGGATCCTGATCTTTGCCGCCAGTTCGATCTGGCTGGCGCCGCGAGCACGACGCATCGTCGAGGGAGCCACCGGGCATTGA